In Kitasatospora sp. NBC_00240, the following are encoded in one genomic region:
- a CDS encoding C1 family peptidase: MNRPFGRHVEHDPRSLRHAHGVLPKSALRSVNWERRAPILDQGEIGSCTGNAATGLLATDSAGRQATTSVTIGAAGAAASRGLFAAGEHTLNEAFAVHLYSLATVLDDIPGSYPPTDTGSSGLGAAKALKTLGLATGYTHAFSIAAVASALQAGPVLLGIPWLQSMFEPAADGRIVVYKTSKVAGGHELEITGWDAGTDRYWLTNSWGDSWGQSGRGYLAAADLAWLLSQQGDVTVPVLSTAPVPVPAPTPADPDAALAAAARQWLSDKHL; the protein is encoded by the coding sequence ATGAACCGTCCCTTCGGCAGGCATGTCGAGCACGACCCGCGCTCTCTGCGGCACGCACACGGTGTCCTCCCGAAGTCGGCGCTGCGGAGCGTCAACTGGGAGCGCCGGGCGCCGATTCTGGACCAGGGGGAGATCGGCTCCTGCACCGGCAATGCCGCTACCGGCCTGCTCGCCACGGACAGCGCGGGCCGGCAGGCGACCACCAGTGTCACCATCGGCGCGGCTGGCGCCGCCGCCTCCCGCGGCCTCTTCGCGGCGGGAGAGCACACCCTCAACGAGGCGTTCGCCGTGCACCTGTACTCCCTCGCCACCGTGCTGGACGACATCCCCGGCAGCTACCCGCCTACCGACACCGGCTCCTCCGGCCTCGGCGCCGCCAAGGCCCTCAAGACCCTCGGTCTCGCCACCGGCTACACCCACGCCTTCTCCATCGCGGCCGTCGCCTCGGCCCTGCAGGCCGGCCCGGTGCTGCTCGGCATCCCCTGGCTGCAGTCAATGTTCGAGCCGGCGGCGGACGGCCGGATCGTCGTCTACAAGACCTCGAAGGTCGCCGGCGGCCACGAGCTGGAGATTACTGGCTGGGACGCGGGCACCGACCGGTACTGGCTCACGAACTCGTGGGGCGACAGCTGGGGGCAGAGCGGCCGGGGCTACCTGGCGGCCGCGGATCTCGCATGGCTCCTCTCTCAGCAGGGTGACGTCACCGTGCCGGTGCTCAGTACGGCGCCCGTACCGGTACCCGCCCCCACGCCGGCCGATCCGGACGCCGCCCTCGCGGCTGCCGCGCGGCAGTGGCTGTCCGACAAGCACCTCTAG
- a CDS encoding N-acetylmuramoyl-L-alanine amidase, giving the protein MAWYPGAERMELQPESDAQPAIIPTQLLMHSIAAPWTPQRIFEYWRDSTNLESHFGLGFDGAMGQYVGTQTRADANMYANRRPDGTGAISCESASNLQHTDPWTPEQVEALIRLGVWVHQQHGIPLRICRTWDDPGYGVHRMFPQWSDGGTACPGDLRTAQFHDVVFPGIVARASGAPPQPNVPPVQPTTPTPAPRRRRPRAYLAIGA; this is encoded by the coding sequence ATGGCCTGGTACCCCGGCGCTGAGCGCATGGAGCTTCAACCCGAGTCCGACGCGCAGCCGGCGATCATCCCGACCCAGTTGCTCATGCACAGCATCGCTGCGCCGTGGACGCCGCAGCGGATCTTCGAGTACTGGCGGGACTCGACGAACCTGGAGAGCCACTTCGGCCTCGGGTTCGACGGCGCGATGGGGCAGTACGTCGGCACGCAGACCCGCGCGGACGCCAACATGTACGCCAACCGCCGGCCGGACGGCACCGGCGCGATCTCCTGCGAGTCCGCGTCGAACCTGCAGCACACCGACCCGTGGACCCCGGAGCAGGTCGAGGCGCTGATCCGGCTCGGCGTCTGGGTCCACCAGCAGCACGGCATCCCGCTGCGGATCTGCCGGACCTGGGACGACCCCGGATACGGCGTCCACCGCATGTTCCCGCAGTGGTCGGACGGCGGCACGGCCTGCCCGGGCGACCTCCGCACCGCGCAGTTCCACGACGTCGTGTTCCCGGGCATCGTCGCCCGGGCGTCTGGTGCCCCGCCGCAGCCGAACGTCCCGCCGGTTCAGCCGACCACTCCCACCCCTGCGCCCCGCCGCCGGCGGCCGCGCGCCTACCTCGCGATCGGAGCCTGA
- a CDS encoding helix-turn-helix transcriptional regulator, whose amino-acid sequence MSTLYERFARTDDGPRFLAVARLKREVLRALNVALRESGVSQNELAARLKIRKSGVSQALRGDGNLQVKTVAEYLEALGFELDVRLVRAGEPRRALTEGRDVVPAFPRVPAKAAPSDVRTDIAVIPGSTDLLVNVTTWRDVGDRGTMHFRGTAHSVRRPATFTPMDGSVKIKPIASQS is encoded by the coding sequence ATGAGCACTCTCTACGAGCGGTTCGCGCGTACGGACGACGGCCCCCGCTTCCTTGCCGTCGCCCGGTTGAAGCGGGAAGTATTGCGTGCACTCAATGTTGCCCTCCGCGAGTCCGGGGTAAGTCAGAACGAGCTGGCCGCCCGCCTGAAGATCCGCAAGTCCGGCGTGAGCCAAGCCTTGCGCGGCGACGGGAACCTACAGGTCAAGACCGTTGCGGAATACCTCGAAGCCCTGGGCTTCGAGCTGGACGTGCGTCTCGTTCGGGCAGGTGAACCGCGCCGGGCATTGACCGAGGGTCGTGACGTCGTGCCAGCATTTCCTCGCGTTCCGGCGAAGGCTGCACCCAGCGATGTGCGAACTGACATCGCGGTGATCCCTGGCAGCACTGATCTGCTGGTCAATGTGACTACTTGGCGTGACGTGGGTGACCGCGGGACCATGCACTTCCGCGGAACCGCCCATTCGGTGCGTCGGCCTGCCACCTTCACTCCGATGGACGGCTCAGTCAAGATCAAGCCGATTGCGAGCCAATCATAA
- a CDS encoding DUF6233 domain-containing protein — protein MSHPRARVTLPDGQELGVLVLARERAEDGVWWYSLRLVLPGGREVDFRASPPAVQPIPGEDYSTLPGPAATSSAWLLTEMRRAREPVRLLHRADCWLAPAGSRPVSGDEYRALVAAGARACDACLPDRPETWDGQS, from the coding sequence ATGAGCCACCCCCGCGCCCGCGTGACCTTGCCCGACGGCCAAGAGCTGGGCGTCCTGGTGCTGGCCCGGGAGCGGGCCGAGGACGGCGTCTGGTGGTACTCCCTGCGGCTGGTCCTCCCGGGCGGCCGCGAGGTGGATTTCCGGGCGTCGCCGCCGGCAGTCCAGCCGATCCCCGGCGAGGACTACAGCACCCTGCCGGGCCCGGCGGCGACCTCCTCCGCGTGGCTGCTGACGGAGATGCGGCGGGCCAGGGAGCCGGTGCGGTTGCTGCACCGGGCGGACTGCTGGCTGGCGCCGGCCGGGAGCAGGCCGGTGTCGGGCGACGAGTACCGGGCCCTGGTCGCAGCCGGCGCCCGAGCGTGCGACGCGTGCCTGCCGGATCGACCCGAGACCTGGGACGGGCAGTCGTAG
- a CDS encoding flavoprotein produces the protein MADRVLYLLGCAAPPVLDARRVIGEAQGRGWDVVLGLTPTAAEWLGEEMAGLEELTGHPVKTRYRRPGQPDVLPPADVVLLAPATLNSVNCLALGITTSWVIGYAAEAIGKGLPLLVMPCTNMALTAHPQFGRSVETLRGAGVRVLLGEGGFVPNAPGQGNPKVYPWGAALDALPAVRK, from the coding sequence ATGGCTGACCGTGTGTTGTACCTGCTGGGCTGTGCCGCTCCGCCCGTCCTGGATGCCCGCCGGGTGATCGGTGAGGCTCAGGGGCGGGGCTGGGATGTGGTGCTGGGGCTGACTCCGACCGCCGCGGAGTGGCTGGGTGAGGAGATGGCGGGTCTGGAGGAGCTGACGGGGCATCCGGTGAAGACACGGTATCGCCGTCCGGGGCAGCCAGATGTGCTGCCGCCTGCGGACGTCGTGCTGTTGGCGCCAGCGACTTTGAACAGCGTGAACTGCCTGGCGTTGGGGATCACGACGTCGTGGGTGATCGGCTATGCGGCGGAGGCGATCGGGAAGGGCCTCCCCTTGTTGGTGATGCCGTGCACGAACATGGCGTTGACTGCGCACCCGCAGTTCGGCCGGAGCGTGGAGACACTAAGGGGTGCCGGCGTGCGGGTGCTGCTCGGGGAGGGCGGCTTTGTGCCGAACGCCCCCGGGCAGGGCAACCCGAAGGTGTACCCGTGGGGCGCGGCACTGGACGCCTTGCCTGCCGTGCGGAAGTGA